The following are encoded together in the Cyanobacterium aponinum PCC 10605 genome:
- the surE gene encoding 5'/3'-nucleotidase SurE gives MRILISNDDGIFAKGIRTLANAIASCDHEVVVVAPDRERSATGHGLTLHQPIRADIIEGIFHEKVTAWSCSGTPSDCVKLALSAILKDNPPDFVLSGINQGSNLGTDILYSGTVSAAMEGTMEGITSIAFSLASFTIKEFQPAANYALKLIQQLIENPLPEATLLNVNIPPVSEPEIKGVKITRQGIRRYTENFQQRFDPRGKSYYWLAGEVVEEIEQPEHIYLPPDLPTDVQANKDNYITITPLQYNLTDVVTVQRLEQKLDLSINYFSLARSKGFSP, from the coding sequence ATGCGTATATTAATTAGTAATGATGATGGTATTTTTGCCAAGGGAATTAGAACATTAGCAAATGCGATCGCATCCTGTGATCATGAAGTAGTAGTTGTAGCACCAGATAGAGAAAGATCAGCTACAGGACATGGTTTAACGCTCCATCAACCCATTCGTGCAGACATAATCGAAGGAATTTTTCACGAAAAAGTAACAGCATGGTCGTGTTCTGGCACACCATCAGACTGTGTAAAATTAGCGTTAAGTGCCATTTTAAAAGATAATCCCCCCGATTTTGTTCTTTCAGGAATAAATCAAGGCTCAAACTTAGGAACAGATATATTGTACTCAGGAACAGTGTCTGCCGCCATGGAGGGTACAATGGAAGGAATTACAAGCATTGCCTTTAGTTTAGCTAGTTTTACCATCAAGGAATTTCAACCCGCCGCCAATTACGCTCTAAAGTTAATCCAACAGTTAATTGAAAATCCATTACCCGAAGCAACCTTATTAAACGTGAATATTCCCCCCGTTTCCGAGCCAGAAATCAAAGGAGTCAAAATCACTCGTCAGGGTATCAGACGCTATACAGAGAATTTTCAACAAAGATTTGACCCCAGAGGAAAAAGTTATTATTGGTTAGCCGGGGAAGTAGTAGAAGAAATTGAACAACCTGAACATATTTACTTGCCTCCAGATTTACCCACCGATGTTCAAGCAAACAAAGATAACTATATTACCATTACACCCTTGCAATATAACTTAACAGATGTGGTTACAGTTCAACGACTAGAACAAAAATTAGATCTCTCCATAAATTATTTTTCGTTGGCTCGTAGTAAGGGCTTCAGCCCTTAA
- a CDS encoding 30S ribosomal protein PSRP-3 yields the protein METTIENQLETNIEGRFVLKVVWLDKNVALAVDYVISKGISPLTPYYFWPRTDAWQELKDELDTKTWITETEKIELLNQATEVINFWQENAGKTTMFQAQEKFPAVVFSGTN from the coding sequence TTGGAAACCACTATAGAAAATCAATTAGAAACAAACATTGAAGGTCGTTTCGTGCTTAAGGTCGTTTGGTTAGATAAAAATGTTGCCTTAGCTGTAGATTATGTTATTAGTAAAGGTATCAGTCCTTTAACTCCTTACTATTTCTGGCCTCGTACCGATGCTTGGCAAGAATTAAAAGATGAATTAGACACAAAAACTTGGATTACTGAAACTGAGAAAATTGAATTATTAAACCAAGCAACAGAAGTCATTAATTTTTGGCAGGAAAACGCTGGAAAAACTACCATGTTTCAAGCTCAAGAGAAGTTTCCCGCAGTGGTATTTTCTGGTACAAACTAG
- the pheA gene encoding prephenate dehydratase, which yields MTKIIAYLGPEGTYSEVATLYYSRLLKEIHSIESELIPIPSISQTLHALAQGKADIAVVPIENSIEGTVAITLDTLWQLDGLYIRKGLTIPIIHNLLSRGRSLKGIKTIYSHPQALAQCQKWLEKNLPQARLIPTNSTTEALHHLNQEPTAGAISSSRAAQLYDLPIKAKNINDYPDNCTRFWVVDRIGKTRGNHVSVGFAFEANIPGVLVKPLEIFAQKQINLTKIESRPTKRCLGEYLFFLDLQGDSDGKPIQEALKELEKVTKTVKILGSYDVEKVDLNQLYSERS from the coding sequence ATGACAAAAATCATTGCCTATTTAGGACCAGAAGGTACATACTCAGAAGTAGCGACACTTTACTATTCCCGACTCCTCAAAGAAATTCATAGCATTGAATCTGAGTTAATTCCTATACCTAGTATTTCTCAAACTTTGCATGCCTTAGCACAAGGAAAAGCAGATATAGCAGTGGTGCCGATAGAAAACTCCATTGAAGGCACTGTCGCTATTACTCTCGATACTTTATGGCAATTGGACGGCTTATATATTCGTAAAGGTTTAACTATCCCGATTATACATAATTTGCTTTCTCGTGGTCGTTCTTTAAAAGGGATAAAAACAATATATTCTCATCCTCAAGCATTAGCGCAATGTCAGAAATGGTTAGAAAAAAATCTTCCCCAAGCTCGTTTAATTCCCACTAATTCCACGACAGAGGCTTTACACCACTTAAATCAAGAGCCTACCGCTGGTGCTATTTCTTCTTCTCGTGCGGCACAACTATACGATTTACCGATCAAAGCTAAAAATATTAACGATTATCCTGATAATTGTACCCGTTTTTGGGTTGTCGATCGCATCGGAAAAACAAGAGGAAATCATGTGTCGGTTGGCTTTGCTTTTGAAGCCAATATTCCGGGGGTGTTGGTAAAACCATTAGAAATTTTTGCCCAGAAACAAATTAATTTGACAAAGATAGAATCTCGCCCTACTAAGCGCTGTTTGGGAGAATATCTTTTTTTCCTTGATTTACAAGGAGATAGCGACGGAAAACCTATTCAAGAAGCCTTAAAAGAGTTAGAAAAAGTGACAAAAACCGTAAAAATCCTTGGTAGCTACGATGTTGAAAAAGTTGACCTCAATCAATTATACTCAGAGAGATCATAA
- a CDS encoding DUF4079 domain-containing protein, with translation MNFEIPEAVKTWSQFGHPVMMWVLFAMAIYALYLGIKVKKTRQASKEERKELIKGNFANRHHKVGSIFMALVVLGTVGGMAVTYINNGKLFVGPHLLAGLGMMAMVAVSVSLVPYMQKGNDFARFTHVGLNMSMLLIFGWQAVTGMQIVQKIISNL, from the coding sequence ATGAATTTTGAAATACCCGAAGCAGTGAAAACTTGGTCTCAATTTGGACACCCCGTTATGATGTGGGTGTTATTTGCTATGGCAATTTATGCGTTATATCTTGGCATTAAGGTCAAAAAAACCCGTCAAGCTAGTAAAGAAGAAAGAAAAGAATTAATCAAAGGTAATTTTGCCAATCGTCATCATAAAGTCGGTTCAATTTTTATGGCATTGGTGGTATTAGGCACGGTAGGGGGAATGGCTGTCACTTACATTAACAATGGTAAATTATTTGTAGGTCCTCATTTACTAGCGGGTTTAGGTATGATGGCAATGGTGGCGGTGTCTGTTTCTCTTGTACCTTATATGCAGAAAGGTAATGATTTTGCTAGATTCACCCATGTTGGCTTAAATATGAGTATGTTATTAATTTTTGGTTGGCAAGCGGTGACTGGTATGCAAATTGTACAGAAAATTATTAGCAATCTCTAA
- the dprA gene encoding DNA-processing protein DprA, with the protein MEKEKIYWLAWSKIKGIGAVSLKRIYDYFGSVELAWKINESELLKIEGIGKKLVNKIKEEKGKINPEQLYIKHKEKNPQFITPFERKYPQLLLEIPSPPPVLYYQGEIDISENQGLTPLIGIVGTRKPTEHGKRWTYNISKVLAQNGFTIVSGLAEGIDTIAHRGCLDGGGRTIAVLGNGLDRVYPSNNKQLMAEIAEKGLILTEYDYGSLPERGNFPARNRIVAGLCRAILVMEAPEKSGALITAHYATEFNRDVYTLPNTPDNIQARGCLRLIHNGAEVIITEKELLSSLGAIPDLNSPQQLSLFAETSSPPTLLETPKPNLSEPLSIVYDAIASSPTPFDVIVNQSNLTSAEVSGILLQLELEGLVTQLPGMMYKK; encoded by the coding sequence ATTGAAAAAGAAAAAATATATTGGTTAGCTTGGTCAAAAATAAAAGGTATTGGGGCGGTTTCTTTAAAAAGAATTTATGATTATTTTGGCAGTGTTGAATTAGCGTGGAAGATAAATGAATCAGAATTGTTAAAAATAGAAGGAATAGGAAAAAAATTAGTTAATAAAATCAAAGAAGAAAAGGGAAAAATAAATCCAGAGCAACTATACATAAAACATAAAGAGAAAAATCCTCAATTTATCACTCCTTTTGAAAGAAAATATCCACAATTATTATTAGAAATTCCTAGTCCTCCTCCCGTTTTATATTATCAAGGAGAAATCGATATTTCTGAAAATCAAGGTTTAACGCCTCTTATCGGCATTGTTGGCACGAGAAAGCCAACTGAACACGGTAAAAGATGGACTTACAATATTAGTAAGGTATTAGCACAAAATGGCTTTACTATTGTCTCTGGATTAGCAGAAGGAATAGATACGATAGCTCATCGTGGTTGCCTAGATGGAGGAGGAAGAACCATCGCAGTTTTAGGAAATGGACTTGATCGGGTGTATCCTAGCAATAATAAACAATTAATGGCAGAAATTGCAGAAAAAGGACTTATTTTAACTGAATATGACTATGGAAGTCTCCCTGAAAGGGGTAATTTCCCCGCTCGAAATCGGATTGTGGCGGGTTTATGTCGTGCGATATTGGTGATGGAAGCACCGGAAAAGTCGGGTGCGTTAATTACTGCCCACTATGCCACGGAATTTAACCGAGATGTTTATACTTTACCAAACACTCCTGATAATATTCAAGCAAGGGGGTGTCTGCGTTTAATTCATAATGGAGCGGAGGTAATCATTACTGAAAAAGAATTATTATCTAGTTTAGGCGCGATTCCTGACTTAAATTCTCCTCAACAATTATCCCTTTTTGCTGAAACTTCTTCTCCTCCTACTTTACTCGAAACCCCAAAACCCAATTTATCAGAGCCTTTGAGTATAGTATATGATGCGATCGCATCTTCACCTACTCCCTTTGATGTTATCGTCAACCAATCGAATTTAACTTCGGCGGAAGTATCGGGCATTTTATTACAGTTAGAATTAGAAGGATTAGTTACCCAATTACCCGGCATGATGTATAAAAAATAG
- a CDS encoding ABC transporter permease, protein MKLYEQTIAIFQRILQELLKRKRNLIFWSVFPLTILVLNSYIIAERAKIDVSLAMKISAPPSLMGAALFFSCLGGTIATIVGEREQKTLIRLFISPLMGIAYFLGILLAHSAIAFCQAILIYGLLFLLGKPIEGSFFLGLIIIILSIISYVGVGFIFGTQLAKRTEDVNSIVATFGVPLLILGGTFFPSSLFPEKMKQLAQFNPIFHMNEALIQIWGKGALFSDIKIHFWFLFVFSFIVILLGWWCYEKMLKSETVL, encoded by the coding sequence ATGAAATTATATGAGCAAACTATTGCTATTTTTCAAAGAATTTTACAGGAATTATTAAAGAGAAAAAGAAATTTAATTTTTTGGTCAGTTTTTCCTTTAACAATTCTCGTTTTAAACAGTTATATTATTGCGGAAAGAGCTAAAATTGATGTGAGTTTGGCAATGAAAATATCTGCCCCTCCGAGTTTGATGGGGGCGGCTTTATTTTTTAGTTGTTTAGGGGGGACTATTGCCACTATTGTAGGAGAAAGAGAACAAAAAACTCTCATTCGTCTATTTATTTCACCCCTGATGGGAATTGCTTATTTTTTAGGCATTTTATTAGCTCATAGTGCGATCGCATTTTGTCAAGCTATTCTGATTTATGGATTACTTTTCTTGTTAGGAAAACCCATCGAAGGCTCTTTTTTCTTGGGCTTAATTATCATTATTTTGAGTATAATTAGTTATGTAGGAGTAGGTTTTATTTTTGGTACTCAATTAGCAAAAAGAACCGAGGATGTTAACTCTATTGTAGCGACTTTTGGAGTGCCTTTATTAATTTTAGGAGGTACTTTTTTCCCCAGTTCTTTATTTCCTGAAAAAATGAAACAATTAGCTCAGTTTAATCCTATTTTTCATATGAATGAGGCTCTAATTCAAATATGGGGAAAAGGAGCATTATTTAGTGATATTAAAATTCATTTTTGGTTTTTATTTGTATTCTCTTTTATTGTTATTTTATTAGGTTGGTGGTGTTATGAAAAAATGCTTAAATCCGAAACGGTTTTATAG